From the genome of Natrinema marinum:
TCGCTCGTCTCGTAATCGACGTCGCCCAGCGGCGCCGCGCCGACCGTCTCGAAGGCGTCGCGGCGCGAGGTGTGGTTCTTCCGCACGCGCGTCCCGCGGTGGAGCGCACAGCGGTCGTCGGATTCGGAGGCGTGCATGCAGACCAGCACCTCCGCGCAGTCGCTTTTCGCGGCCTCGACGGCCGAGACGGCGTTCATCACGTTGTCCGACGAGGGCCGGTCGGCCGAGCGCTGCGAGCCGGTGAAGACGATCGGGACCGGCGTCTCGAGCATGAAGGCAAGCGCGGACGCGGAGTACTGCATCGTGTCGGTGCCGTGCATGACGACGACGCCGTCCGCGCCGGCTTCGATCTCCTCGGCGACGGCCGCGGCGAGGTCCCGCCAGAGCGGCGGCTCCATGTTCTCCGAGAGGATGTTGGCGACGACGCGACCGCGGTAGTTCGCCCGGCCCGCGAGATCCGGCACCGCTCGCAGCACGTCCTCGGCGTCGAACTGCGCGGTGACCGCGCCGGTGCGGTAGTCGACCGTCGAGGCGATCGTCCCGCCGGTCGAGATGAGCGAGATCGTCGGCAGGTCGTCGTCGAACTCGATTTCGGAGTCGGCCGCCTCGCTATCGGGCCCCGTCGAGTCCGTCCCGTCGATCTCATAGACGTCCTCCGCGAGGACCGAGACGTCGGCTTCGTCGCGGTCGACGCCGACGTTGTAGCCGCCCTCGAGTTTCACCACGAGGTGGTCGT
Proteins encoded in this window:
- the gatD gene encoding Glu-tRNA(Gln) amidotransferase subunit GatD, which codes for MNPGDRVRVDRADRTYEGVLLPSSTDDHLVVKLEGGYNVGVDRDEADVSVLAEDVYEIDGTDSTGPDSEAADSEIEFDDDLPTISLISTGGTIASTVDYRTGAVTAQFDAEDVLRAVPDLAGRANYRGRVVANILSENMEPPLWRDLAAAVAEEIEAGADGVVVMHGTDTMQYSASALAFMLETPVPIVFTGSQRSADRPSSDNVMNAVSAVEAAKSDCAEVLVCMHASESDDRCALHRGTRVRKNHTSRRDAFETVGAAPLGDVDYETSDDVTVSFRRDHRERGAVDLERTLDLEADVELVKFTPGMDPAFLDVVEGSEGLIIEGTGLGHVHTDLIPRIEELVENGTTVVMTSQCLEGRVCDRVYDTGRDLLEAGVVEAGDTLPGTAKVKLMWALENSEDVEEAMGTSLAGEIQERSVPWE